Part of the Hippea jasoniae genome, CCAGGTGCCGGCATTAATCATAGGCTCGATAGCTATAACCATCCCAACCTTTAACAGAGGACCTCTAAAATTCTTATCCGGCACATAGTTGGGCACCTGCGGATCTTCATGTAAGTTTCTACCAATCCCATGACCCACATAATCCCTGACAGCAGAAAAACCAAAGCTCTCTACATAACTTTGAATAGCCTCAGAGATGTCGTAAAGAAAATTACCCGCTTTTGCTGAAGCGATGCCGCGATAGAGTGCCTCTTTTGTAACCTTCATCAGCTTCTTTTTCTTTTCATCTATATTTCCAACAGCCACGGTAATTGCCGAATCACCATACCATCCATCATAAACAAGACCAAAATCAAGGCTTATTATATCTCCCTCTTTCAAAACCCTCTTTTTTGAGGGTATACCGTGCACTACTTCTTCATTAATCGATGTACACAGCGATTTAGGAAAGCCACCGTAGCCTTTAAAGGCGCATTTAGCATGCCTCTTTTTGGCTTCTTTTTCGGCTACTTCATTTAAATACTCGGTGGTTATACCAGGTTTTACCTCATTTTTCAAGATGTTAAGTATTTCGCCAACCATCTGGTTGACCCTATACATCTTTTCTATTTCTTCTTTGCTTTTAAGTAAGATCATTTCAGCACTTCTTTTACCCTTTCAAAGATCTCTTCGATCTCACCCATTCCATCAACAACAACAAGTTTACCGCTATTTTTATAATAATAGATTAGAGGCATCGTTGATTTCTTGTAAACCTCAAGTCTGTTTCTAACAACCTCTTCTTTATCATCGTCACGCTGAATAAGCTTCCC contains:
- the map gene encoding type I methionyl aminopeptidase translates to MILLKSKEEIEKMYRVNQMVGEILNILKNEVKPGITTEYLNEVAEKEAKKRHAKCAFKGYGGFPKSLCTSINEEVVHGIPSKKRVLKEGDIISLDFGLVYDGWYGDSAITVAVGNIDEKKKKLMKVTKEALYRGIASAKAGNFLYDISEAIQSYVESFGFSAVRDYVGHGIGRNLHEDPQVPNYVPDKNFRGPLLKVGMVIAIEPMINAGTWRVKVLKDKWTVVTADGEPSAHFEHTVAITDEGPFILSEVGNG